A stretch of the Bacillus sp. FJAT-18017 genome encodes the following:
- a CDS encoding thioesterase family protein, producing the protein MKPGIAIGQTEILKVTVTPEMFAEFGGQVVHPAYSTAWMVYHMEWASRLIILPYLEDDEEGMGSAVSVKHISPAKEQEQIVVTATLTSIEGNAIWTDIHAKSESRLIGTGTVKQIILPKVKINSLLKT; encoded by the coding sequence ATGAAGCCAGGCATAGCCATTGGCCAAACTGAAATCCTGAAGGTTACAGTCACTCCTGAAATGTTTGCTGAATTTGGCGGCCAGGTTGTCCACCCTGCCTATTCAACCGCATGGATGGTCTATCATATGGAGTGGGCTTCCCGATTGATCATTCTTCCGTATCTTGAGGATGATGAGGAAGGAATGGGATCAGCTGTTTCTGTTAAACATATTTCTCCGGCGAAAGAACAGGAGCAAATTGTGGTTACTGCCACGCTGACTTCGATTGAAGGCAATGCCATTTGGACAGACATCCATGCAAAAAGCGAATCCAGATTAATAGGTACCGGGACGGTAAAGCAAATTATTTTGCCTAAAGTGAAAATTAATAGCCTTTTAAAAACATAG
- a CDS encoding NAD(P)H-dependent flavin oxidoreductase produces MNRLTKLLNIRYPIIQGGMGNISNAPLAAAISEAGGLGTIGAGTMDSKEVEQLILETKSKTNRPFAINVPIGVSLFTNEILSLAIKHKVQVVSLSAGNPAPFIPKLHEAGIKVIAVTASVKHARKAEEAGVDAIVGEGYEAAGINSPSETTTMALIPQLAEAVRVPVIAAGGIADGRGLAAALVLGASAIQMGTRFITVKEAPFNAIYKKMILDADDTSTLILGRQHGRIRRVLDAPYARKLLDQEPALTIAEFMEKTSEYYHKTGAIDGNVQEGFLNAGQIAGQIKDIPSVSDLFKKMLEDSNKALKYSAKQLNF; encoded by the coding sequence GTGAATAGACTGACAAAACTCTTGAATATCCGTTATCCAATCATCCAGGGCGGGATGGGCAACATAAGCAATGCCCCGTTGGCTGCAGCAATTTCCGAGGCTGGAGGTTTGGGGACAATCGGCGCGGGGACGATGGATTCTAAAGAGGTCGAACAGTTGATCCTTGAGACAAAATCAAAAACCAACAGGCCCTTTGCTATAAATGTCCCAATCGGCGTTTCTCTTTTTACAAATGAAATCCTTTCGCTAGCGATTAAACATAAAGTCCAGGTTGTCTCTTTATCTGCCGGAAATCCAGCTCCATTTATTCCTAAGCTTCATGAGGCGGGCATTAAAGTAATCGCAGTAACGGCTTCTGTCAAACATGCGAGGAAGGCTGAGGAGGCTGGGGTGGATGCCATTGTTGGCGAAGGGTATGAGGCTGCAGGAATCAATTCTCCGTCCGAGACAACGACCATGGCGCTGATTCCCCAGCTAGCCGAGGCTGTCCGGGTCCCTGTAATCGCGGCGGGGGGAATTGCTGATGGCCGTGGCCTTGCAGCCGCGCTTGTTCTGGGGGCATCCGCGATTCAAATGGGAACCCGGTTTATCACTGTTAAGGAAGCTCCTTTCAATGCTATTTATAAAAAAATGATTCTCGACGCCGATGATACTTCAACTCTTATACTTGGAAGGCAGCATGGAAGAATCAGAAGAGTGCTGGATGCTCCATACGCTAGAAAGCTTCTTGATCAGGAACCTGCATTGACCATAGCTGAATTCATGGAAAAAACCTCGGAATATTATCATAAAACAGGAGCAATTGACGGAAATGTCCAGGAAGGATTCTTAAATGCCGGGCAGATAGCCGGTCAAATTAAAGACATTCCATCCGTTTCCGACCTATTTAAAAAAATGCTCGAGGACTCAAATAAAGCGCTTAAATACTCAGCAAAACAGCTGAACTTTTAG
- a CDS encoding acetyl-CoA C-acyltransferase, producing MTQREAVIVDAVRTPIGRYNGVLKTVRPDDLGAIVIKALMERNSLIHPEEIEEVVFGCANQAGEDNRNVARMSALLAGLPVAVAGTTINRLCGSGLDAVNYAARAILAGEGDIFIAGGTESMTRAPLVMAKPADSFPRGNMELFDTTIGWRFINKNLQELYGTESMPETAENVAKEYGISRQQQDQYAFESQMKARAAIDSERFKDEIIPVIYHDKKGNEIVISDDEHPRPETTIEKLGRLKPLFSGGTVTAGNASGVNDGASALLIMSAEKARSLGIKPLAKYVTSAVAGLEPRIMGVGPIFAAKKALHRAGLSIDDIGLCELNEAFSSQAIACIRELGLNPERTNVNGGAIAFGHPLGASGARILTTLLHEMKRQDTRYGLASMCVGVGQGIATIVEKIDLDN from the coding sequence GTGACGCAGCGGGAAGCGGTAATAGTAGACGCAGTACGAACACCTATCGGACGGTATAATGGAGTATTGAAAACAGTCAGGCCGGATGACCTTGGCGCTATAGTAATAAAAGCCCTTATGGAGCGGAACTCTTTAATCCATCCCGAGGAAATCGAAGAGGTTGTTTTTGGCTGCGCCAATCAGGCTGGCGAAGATAACCGCAATGTTGCCAGAATGTCTGCACTACTGGCCGGCCTTCCGGTTGCGGTAGCCGGCACGACGATTAATCGGCTGTGCGGATCCGGGCTCGACGCTGTCAATTATGCGGCACGGGCAATTTTAGCCGGCGAAGGGGATATTTTCATCGCTGGCGGGACCGAAAGCATGACACGGGCACCACTGGTGATGGCAAAACCAGCAGATAGTTTTCCACGGGGAAACATGGAGCTTTTTGATACAACAATAGGCTGGCGGTTTATTAATAAAAACCTGCAGGAACTATACGGTACTGAGAGCATGCCGGAAACAGCCGAAAATGTAGCGAAGGAATACGGGATATCCAGGCAGCAACAGGATCAGTATGCTTTTGAAAGCCAAATGAAAGCCAGAGCCGCAATAGACAGTGAACGATTCAAGGATGAAATTATCCCGGTTATCTATCATGATAAAAAAGGAAATGAGATAGTAATTTCCGATGATGAGCATCCGCGCCCTGAAACAACTATCGAAAAGCTCGGACGGTTGAAACCGCTGTTTTCCGGAGGAACGGTTACAGCGGGCAACGCTTCAGGAGTCAATGATGGGGCATCGGCTCTATTGATTATGAGTGCAGAAAAAGCACGTTCATTGGGCATCAAGCCTCTTGCCAAATATGTTACATCAGCTGTTGCCGGCCTCGAGCCAAGAATCATGGGTGTTGGCCCTATTTTTGCTGCCAAAAAGGCTCTGCACAGGGCTGGACTATCAATAGACGATATTGGGCTTTGCGAGCTGAACGAAGCTTTTTCATCACAGGCAATAGCCTGCATAAGAGAGCTTGGCCTGAACCCCGAGCGCACAAATGTTAACGGAGGAGCAATCGCATTCGGCCATCCGCTTGGAGCAAGTGGCGCAAGAATCCTAACGACACTCCTTCATGAAATGAAACGCCAGGATACACGCTATGGCCTTGCATCGATGTGTGTGGGTGTCGGCCAGGGAATCGCAACGATTGTTGAGAAAATCGACCTTGATAATTGA
- a CDS encoding 3-hydroxyacyl-CoA dehydrogenase has translation MEKVVVIGSGVMGRGIAYVSAAGGFTVSLIDTSQEQLQTAKAEINSIFEGAKARGKLTEADVHEGISNLSYSTSIEESVKDADLVIEAVPEILSIKKDIFEKIDRHAPETCLFATNTSTMSPTEIGSFTTRPEKVIAMHFFNPVHKMKLVEIIRGLETSDETSGKIRAAAEKMGKETVVVNEFPGFVTSRISALVGNEAFYMLQEGVGTPEEIDKAIKLGLNYPMGPFELGDLVGLDTRLNNLKYLHEKLGDKYRPSPLLEQYVKAGRLGRKSGRGVYDYREKLTSSVLEGKLK, from the coding sequence ATGGAAAAAGTCGTTGTTATCGGTTCGGGGGTTATGGGCAGGGGAATAGCCTATGTGAGTGCGGCGGGTGGCTTCACGGTGAGCCTGATAGATACCAGCCAGGAACAGCTGCAGACTGCCAAAGCAGAAATTAACTCCATTTTTGAAGGAGCAAAAGCAAGGGGAAAGTTAACAGAGGCCGACGTCCACGAAGGAATCTCAAACCTTTCTTATTCTACTAGTATTGAAGAGTCTGTAAAGGATGCTGATCTTGTCATAGAAGCTGTCCCGGAAATACTCTCAATCAAGAAGGATATTTTTGAAAAAATTGACCGACATGCTCCGGAAACTTGTCTGTTTGCGACAAATACCTCGACGATGAGCCCCACTGAAATCGGTTCCTTTACAACTAGGCCGGAAAAAGTGATTGCGATGCACTTTTTTAATCCTGTCCACAAAATGAAGCTCGTTGAAATTATTCGTGGTCTGGAAACCAGTGATGAAACATCTGGGAAAATTCGCGCGGCAGCTGAAAAAATGGGGAAGGAAACTGTAGTTGTTAATGAGTTTCCCGGCTTTGTCACTAGCAGGATCAGTGCGTTGGTTGGAAATGAAGCTTTTTACATGCTTCAGGAAGGCGTAGGGACACCGGAGGAGATTGATAAAGCAATTAAGCTTGGCCTAAATTATCCGATGGGGCCATTTGAACTTGGTGATTTAGTCGGCTTAGATACCCGGCTGAACAATTTAAAGTATCTCCATGAAAAGCTTGGCGATAAATACAGGCCTTCGCCACTCCTCGAGCAGTATGTGAAAGCGGGAAGGCTCGGCAGGAAAAGCGGACGCGGAGTATACGATTATCGTGAAAAGCTAACCTCATCAGTACTGGAGGGAAAACTCAAGTGA
- a CDS encoding Leu/Phe/Val dehydrogenase has protein sequence MKALSYTGGVGTMDIFMQISGHEQVVFCNDEQTGLRAIIAIHSTKLGPALGGCRMRPYQSTEEALEDVLRLSKGMTYKCAASDVDFGGGKAVIIGDPMKEKTPELFRAFGQFVDSLHGRFYTGTDMGTTPQDFVHAMKETSCIVGVDEAYGGSGDSSIPTAQGVLYGIQATNKVIWGSGELSGRSYAIQGLGKVGYKVAERLLNEGADLYVTDINIEAINRLSAQAKAMGATIKVVAADEIYSVPADVFVPCALGGIINDETIPMLKCLAVAGSANNQLAEIRHGKLLQAKGILYAPDYIVNAGGLIQVADELYTPNPERVIQKTKAIYDCLLDVYKRSEQDGLTTVEAANHFCEARIEARTRRNSFFSHNRRPKWAVRL, from the coding sequence ATGAAAGCGTTATCATACACAGGGGGAGTCGGCACCATGGATATATTCATGCAAATTAGCGGACATGAGCAGGTAGTATTTTGTAATGACGAACAGACAGGCTTAAGGGCGATCATTGCCATTCATAGCACAAAGCTAGGCCCGGCGCTTGGCGGCTGCAGAATGCGGCCGTACCAAAGTACAGAAGAAGCTCTTGAAGATGTTTTGCGGCTTTCAAAAGGAATGACCTATAAATGTGCTGCGTCGGATGTTGATTTCGGTGGAGGCAAGGCAGTGATTATCGGAGACCCGATGAAGGAAAAAACACCTGAATTGTTCCGGGCATTCGGCCAGTTTGTCGATTCACTGCATGGCCGCTTTTATACAGGGACGGATATGGGTACGACCCCTCAGGATTTTGTGCATGCGATGAAGGAAACCAGTTGCATCGTAGGTGTCGATGAGGCGTATGGAGGAAGCGGTGACTCCTCGATTCCAACCGCTCAGGGAGTCTTGTACGGCATTCAGGCAACGAATAAAGTCATTTGGGGATCTGGAGAGCTATCGGGGAGGAGCTATGCTATCCAGGGTTTGGGAAAAGTCGGTTATAAGGTCGCAGAACGGCTGCTCAATGAAGGGGCTGACCTTTATGTGACCGATATTAATATCGAAGCAATCAATCGGTTATCGGCTCAGGCAAAGGCAATGGGAGCAACCATCAAGGTTGTTGCGGCTGACGAGATTTATTCTGTTCCAGCGGATGTGTTCGTCCCATGCGCGCTCGGAGGCATTATTAATGACGAAACCATTCCAATGCTCAAATGCCTTGCTGTCGCCGGTTCAGCAAATAACCAGCTTGCTGAAATAAGACATGGCAAGCTGCTGCAGGCAAAAGGCATCCTTTACGCACCTGATTATATCGTGAATGCCGGTGGCCTCATACAGGTTGCGGATGAACTGTATACCCCGAATCCGGAAAGAGTCATCCAGAAAACGAAAGCTATTTATGATTGCCTCCTTGATGTCTACAAACGCTCAGAACAGGATGGACTCACGACAGTGGAGGCAGCCAACCATTTCTGTGAGGCGAGGATTGAGGCCCGTACAAGAAGGAACAGCTTCTTTTCACATAACAGGCGCCCTAAATGGGCAGTAAGATTATGA
- a CDS encoding ABC transporter substrate-binding protein, translating to MRKYVKTMGISLAAMLMLAGCGSNESAGGTSSGGKDKTYKVGISQFAPHPSLDAATEGFKKALEEKGLKVEFDDQNAQGEQPNAQVIAQNFAGDDVDLIFANATPSAIAALNVTKEIPILFTSVTDPVGAGLVKAFDQPGDNITGTTDNHPDATKKTIDFMTKEVGAKKIGVVYNAGEQNSVVQVKAVEELAKANGASIVEVSVSTTAEVKQAAESLVGRVDAIYVPTDNTVVSALDSVISVANEKKIPLFVGELDSMKKGAVAASGFSYNDLGYETGLMAVDILTGKKKPSDIQVALPQSLALMINKKAAEAQGLTVKDEWKNVGEFYEGE from the coding sequence ATGAGGAAGTATGTAAAAACGATGGGAATTTCACTGGCGGCAATGCTGATGCTGGCAGGCTGCGGAAGCAACGAATCAGCAGGTGGGACTTCTAGTGGGGGGAAAGATAAAACCTACAAAGTAGGCATTTCGCAATTTGCTCCACATCCATCGCTTGATGCGGCAACAGAAGGATTTAAGAAGGCACTTGAAGAAAAGGGTCTTAAGGTTGAATTCGATGACCAGAATGCCCAGGGCGAACAGCCCAATGCACAGGTGATAGCCCAGAATTTCGCAGGTGATGATGTTGACCTTATTTTTGCAAATGCAACACCGAGTGCGATCGCGGCACTGAATGTGACAAAGGAAATTCCGATTTTGTTCACTTCTGTTACGGATCCAGTCGGGGCCGGACTTGTTAAAGCCTTTGACCAGCCAGGAGACAATATTACTGGTACAACCGATAACCACCCGGATGCAACTAAGAAGACGATTGATTTCATGACCAAAGAAGTTGGAGCAAAGAAAATCGGGGTAGTCTACAATGCAGGCGAACAAAACTCTGTTGTACAGGTAAAAGCTGTCGAGGAACTCGCAAAGGCAAATGGAGCTTCCATCGTAGAAGTTTCTGTTTCAACAACGGCTGAGGTTAAACAGGCTGCCGAGTCGCTTGTCGGCAGGGTAGATGCCATTTATGTCCCTACAGATAATACCGTCGTTTCAGCACTGGATTCCGTCATCTCTGTTGCGAACGAGAAGAAAATCCCGCTTTTTGTTGGGGAGCTTGATTCGATGAAAAAAGGTGCTGTGGCTGCGAGCGGCTTCAGCTATAATGACTTAGGATACGAAACCGGCCTAATGGCGGTGGATATTTTGACTGGCAAGAAAAAGCCTTCCGATATTCAGGTGGCCCTGCCACAAAGCCTGGCGCTCATGATAAACAAAAAGGCTGCAGAGGCTCAAGGATTGACTGTAAAAGATGAATGGAAGAACGTTGGCGAGTTCTACGAAGGTGAATAA
- a CDS encoding alpha-ketoacid dehydrogenase subunit beta has translation MDTVTKTRTMTMVQAINDALAEMLTMRSDVILLGEDIGKNGGVFRATDGLQEQFGEMRVMDTPLSEAGFIGAAIGMAANGFRPVAEIQFLGFIYPAYEQLMTHASRLRMRTYGHFTVPMVVRAPYGAGVRAPEIHCDSTEALFTHMPGIKVVCPSSAYDAKGLLIASILDPDPVLFLEPMKLYRSVKEEVPEGVYEVEIGKGKKLHDGEDVTVICWGAMVPIAIEAAKNAERKGIRCDVIDMRTLYPLDQDIIAESVQKTGRTVIVHEAQSTGGVGNDILTIINDTSFLYQKAPAERVTGFDSPVPYFGFEDHYLPNAKRVLAAIEKVMRF, from the coding sequence ATGGACACTGTAACGAAAACAAGGACCATGACGATGGTACAGGCGATAAACGATGCGCTTGCCGAGATGCTGACGATGCGCAGTGACGTAATCCTCCTTGGTGAGGACATCGGGAAAAATGGCGGGGTGTTCCGGGCTACTGACGGATTGCAGGAACAGTTTGGGGAAATGAGGGTCATGGATACGCCATTATCCGAAGCCGGCTTCATTGGGGCGGCGATAGGCATGGCGGCAAACGGTTTTCGCCCAGTGGCGGAAATCCAATTTCTTGGTTTCATTTACCCGGCCTACGAACAACTCATGACACATGCTTCCAGGCTTAGGATGAGAACCTATGGCCATTTTACAGTGCCAATGGTTGTCCGGGCTCCATATGGTGCAGGAGTGCGCGCACCTGAAATCCACTGTGACAGCACTGAAGCATTGTTTACTCATATGCCTGGGATAAAAGTGGTTTGCCCTTCGTCCGCCTACGATGCGAAGGGGTTGTTGATCGCTTCAATTCTGGACCCTGACCCTGTGCTGTTCCTTGAACCAATGAAGCTTTACCGATCAGTCAAGGAAGAAGTGCCTGAAGGTGTTTACGAAGTTGAAATTGGAAAAGGTAAGAAGCTGCATGACGGTGAAGATGTAACCGTCATTTGCTGGGGAGCGATGGTGCCGATTGCGATTGAAGCTGCGAAGAACGCCGAAAGGAAGGGGATAAGATGTGATGTCATAGACATGAGAACACTTTACCCTTTGGATCAAGACATAATAGCTGAATCGGTACAGAAAACAGGGAGGACTGTAATCGTCCATGAAGCTCAATCGACTGGCGGAGTCGGCAATGACATTCTAACAATTATTAATGACACGTCATTCCTTTATCAAAAAGCTCCCGCCGAACGAGTGACCGGGTTCGACAGCCCCGTCCCATACTTTGGCTTCGAGGACCATTATCTGCCCAATGCGAAAAGGGTTTTAGCAGCCATTGAAAAAGTCATGCGTTTTTAG
- a CDS encoding ABC transporter permease, whose protein sequence is MFTAIFNSFESGIIYAIMALGVYLSFRILDFPDLTVDGSFVIGAAVAATMIFNGQDPFIATIAALAAGFLAGCMTGLLHTVGKINELLSGILMMIALYSINLRIMGRPNVSLLNQETSLTTVKEVSASSGIDSFFNNLLAAVGLGGKLPATWGILLFMIVVTFLIKLFTDWFLKTEVGLAVRATGDNKKMIRSFSANTNILIILGLGISNAMVAFSGALIAQQGGFADVGMGIGMIVIGLASVIIGEALFGTKTIARTTLAVIGGAIIYRLVVTLALRVDFLDPGDMKLITALIVISALIGPNVVRGFKEKNRKAKKRAERLTLLKTHAAGKGESHAALKSDS, encoded by the coding sequence GTGTTTACAGCAATATTCAATTCGTTTGAGTCAGGCATCATCTATGCAATCATGGCACTCGGTGTCTACCTGTCATTCAGGATCCTTGACTTTCCAGACTTGACAGTTGACGGCAGTTTCGTGATTGGAGCGGCAGTTGCGGCGACAATGATTTTCAATGGGCAGGATCCTTTTATTGCCACAATCGCGGCCTTGGCAGCGGGGTTTTTAGCAGGCTGTATGACAGGGCTGCTTCATACTGTAGGCAAAATCAATGAATTGCTCTCGGGAATTTTGATGATGATTGCTCTATACTCGATCAACCTGAGGATCATGGGCCGGCCAAATGTTTCGCTACTAAACCAGGAAACTTCCTTGACCACCGTTAAAGAAGTTTCGGCAAGCTCAGGAATTGACTCGTTTTTTAACAACTTGTTAGCAGCAGTGGGGCTTGGCGGGAAACTGCCGGCAACCTGGGGCATCCTGTTGTTCATGATTGTCGTTACGTTTCTTATAAAACTATTTACAGACTGGTTCTTGAAAACAGAGGTAGGGCTGGCGGTAAGGGCGACAGGCGACAATAAAAAAATGATAAGAAGCTTCTCGGCGAATACAAATATCCTCATCATCCTCGGACTCGGAATTTCAAATGCAATGGTCGCTTTCTCCGGTGCATTGATTGCACAGCAGGGCGGTTTTGCTGACGTGGGCATGGGGATCGGGATGATTGTTATCGGCCTTGCTTCCGTTATCATTGGCGAAGCTCTATTCGGAACAAAGACGATTGCTCGTACAACTCTGGCGGTAATTGGAGGGGCAATCATTTACAGGCTGGTTGTCACTCTAGCATTGAGGGTTGATTTCCTTGACCCGGGTGACATGAAGCTTATAACAGCTTTGATTGTTATTTCGGCGCTTATTGGGCCGAATGTAGTCCGCGGATTTAAGGAAAAAAACAGGAAGGCAAAGAAGCGTGCAGAACGGCTAACCCTTCTGAAGACACACGCAGCCGGGAAGGGGGAGAGCCATGCTGCGCTTAAATCAGATTCATAA
- the paaX gene encoding phenylacetic acid degradation operon negative regulatory protein PaaX, producing the protein MNTRSMIFTLYGDYISHYGNKIWVGSLIRLLEEFGHNSQSVRAAISRMNKQGWVQAEKVGNKSYYSLTARGVRRIEEAAKRIFKLMPEAWDGKWRILMYNIPEDIRNIRDELRKELVWSGFGSLSNSSWISANPLENEVYDLIDKYGISEYVDFFIADYNGPKENARLVEKCWDIDEINGRYQEFIQTYSQSYIIGKNKIQKGQMTDAECFVERTKLVHEYRKFLFVDPGLPEELLPEKWLGGHAASLFAEYYKELAEPSSRFFEDVFKEGNGLNERDQNYDATFHPFIVD; encoded by the coding sequence ATGAACACTCGATCAATGATATTTACACTTTATGGCGACTACATTTCACATTACGGCAATAAAATCTGGGTTGGAAGCCTGATTCGGCTCCTGGAGGAGTTCGGGCATAATAGCCAATCTGTCAGGGCTGCCATATCACGAATGAATAAACAGGGCTGGGTACAGGCAGAGAAGGTTGGCAATAAAAGCTATTATTCGTTGACTGCGCGTGGAGTACGCCGGATTGAAGAAGCCGCAAAGAGAATTTTCAAGCTAATGCCTGAGGCATGGGATGGAAAATGGCGGATTTTAATGTACAACATACCAGAAGATATCCGAAACATCCGTGACGAATTAAGAAAAGAGCTTGTATGGAGCGGCTTTGGTTCGCTTTCCAACAGCTCATGGATTTCTGCAAATCCGCTTGAGAATGAAGTTTATGACCTTATTGATAAATATGGTATTTCAGAATATGTTGATTTTTTTATCGCCGATTACAATGGTCCTAAGGAAAACGCCCGGCTTGTTGAGAAATGCTGGGATATTGATGAAATAAACGGCCGCTACCAGGAATTTATCCAAACCTATAGCCAAAGTTATATCATCGGTAAAAATAAAATTCAGAAAGGCCAAATGACGGATGCAGAATGCTTTGTGGAAAGAACAAAGCTAGTCCATGAATATAGGAAATTTTTATTTGTGGATCCAGGGCTGCCTGAAGAGCTTCTTCCAGAAAAATGGCTCGGAGGCCATGCTGCATCCTTGTTTGCCGAGTATTATAAAGAGCTGGCTGAACCTTCTTCACGTTTTTTCGAGGACGTTTTTAAAGAGGGAAATGGCTTAAATGAACGTGATCAAAACTATGATGCTACTTTCCATCCATTCATTGTCGATTAA
- the pdhA gene encoding pyruvate dehydrogenase (acetyl-transferring) E1 component subunit alpha: MEVSFPLLQIMDEQGNVADPSWKKTITRELALNFYKQMVRIRTFDRKAVSLQRQGRIGTYAPFEGQEAAQVGSALALRPDDWLFPTYRDHGAALVFGHSLRNVLLFWNGRNEGCVPPDGKKIFPPGIPIATQIPHAAGAALAEKMKGTTCAALVFFGDGATSEGDFHEGLNFASVTNAPVVFFNQNNGYAISVPIEKQMNSKTIAQKAVAYGIPGVRIDGNDVFAVYFETLNALERARSGKGPTLIEAVTWRYGAHTTADDPSKYRDQSESHERRKRIDPLIRLERFLKNEGFYDQDELTGYEEEAIAEIDRGVMEMEQFPPADPSDIFDYVFEKTVWPLEKQKREYLQLLKGGQ; encoded by the coding sequence GTGGAGGTTTCATTTCCACTACTTCAAATTATGGATGAACAAGGCAATGTGGCAGACCCTTCATGGAAGAAAACAATTACCAGGGAGCTTGCACTCAATTTTTACAAACAAATGGTCAGGATACGAACCTTTGACAGGAAGGCGGTCAGCTTGCAGCGTCAGGGACGGATTGGGACGTATGCTCCGTTTGAAGGACAGGAGGCAGCACAGGTCGGCAGCGCGCTCGCACTGCGGCCGGATGATTGGCTTTTTCCAACTTACCGGGACCATGGCGCTGCCCTAGTATTCGGACACTCATTAAGAAATGTATTATTGTTTTGGAATGGAAGGAATGAGGGCTGTGTACCACCTGACGGGAAAAAGATTTTCCCGCCTGGCATCCCGATTGCCACCCAAATTCCGCATGCTGCCGGCGCGGCACTGGCAGAAAAAATGAAAGGAACCACTTGTGCGGCGCTTGTCTTTTTCGGCGATGGGGCAACCTCCGAAGGGGATTTTCATGAAGGGCTGAATTTTGCAAGTGTCACAAATGCTCCGGTTGTATTTTTTAATCAAAATAACGGTTATGCGATATCAGTTCCTATAGAAAAGCAAATGAATTCCAAAACCATTGCCCAGAAGGCTGTTGCATATGGTATTCCTGGTGTACGTATTGATGGCAACGATGTATTCGCGGTTTATTTTGAAACATTGAATGCTCTTGAGCGGGCCAGAAGCGGAAAGGGGCCGACACTTATTGAAGCTGTAACTTGGCGATATGGGGCCCATACGACTGCCGATGATCCTTCCAAGTACAGAGATCAATCAGAAAGCCATGAACGAAGGAAAAGAATTGATCCCCTCATAAGGCTTGAGCGTTTTTTGAAAAATGAAGGCTTTTATGACCAAGACGAGTTAACAGGTTATGAAGAGGAGGCCATCGCAGAAATCGACCGTGGAGTCATGGAAATGGAGCAATTCCCTCCGGCGGATCCGTCCGATATATTTGATTATGTTTTTGAAAAAACGGTCTGGCCGCTAGAAAAACAAAAGAGAGAGTACCTTCAACTCCTAAAAGGAGGCCAATGA
- a CDS encoding ABC transporter ATP-binding protein, which translates to MLRLNQIHKVFNEGTPDEKIAIDHVDLELKRGDFVTVIGSNGAGKSTLMNIISGALHPDVGEIFLDGKNVTGMSEHNRSKLIGRVFQDPMAGTAPSMTIEENLAMAYSRNKTRTLRIGVTKKRRELFKNVLETLHLGLEDRLNAKVGLLSGGERQALSLLMATFTEPCVLLLDEHTAALDPSRAELITSLTKQVIQQYGLTTLMVTHNMQQAIDLGNRLIMMDKGQIIFEVNEEEKKKLTIEGLLEEFQRIRGKQMANDRALLS; encoded by the coding sequence ATGCTGCGCTTAAATCAGATTCATAAGGTATTCAATGAGGGCACTCCCGATGAGAAAATTGCGATCGACCATGTTGATTTGGAATTGAAAAGGGGCGATTTCGTTACAGTCATCGGAAGTAACGGTGCCGGCAAATCAACTTTGATGAATATCATCTCCGGTGCTCTTCATCCAGATGTTGGTGAAATCTTCCTAGATGGAAAAAATGTTACCGGGATGTCGGAGCACAATCGATCAAAGCTGATTGGCCGAGTATTTCAGGATCCGATGGCCGGAACCGCCCCTAGCATGACAATAGAAGAAAATCTGGCAATGGCCTATTCCCGGAATAAGACCCGGACACTTCGTATTGGAGTGACAAAGAAGCGCCGTGAATTGTTTAAAAATGTTCTCGAAACGCTTCACCTTGGTCTTGAAGACAGGCTGAATGCAAAAGTAGGGCTTTTATCAGGCGGTGAGCGCCAGGCCCTCTCGCTGCTAATGGCTACCTTCACAGAGCCATGCGTCCTGCTCCTTGATGAGCATACAGCCGCTCTTGATCCTTCAAGGGCAGAGCTAATTACAAGCCTGACAAAACAGGTGATTCAGCAGTATGGGTTGACGACCTTGATGGTCACCCATAACATGCAGCAGGCGATCGACCTTGGTAACCGCCTTATCATGATGGATAAAGGCCAGATTATTTTTGAAGTAAATGAAGAGGAAAAGAAGAAGCTGACAATTGAAGGTTTACTTGAAGAATTCCAGCGAATCCGCGGTAAGCAAATGGCTAATGACAGGGCATTGCTGTCCTAG